One window of the Salminus brasiliensis chromosome 1, fSalBra1.hap2, whole genome shotgun sequence genome contains the following:
- the nr1d2a gene encoding nuclear receptor subfamily 1 group D member 2a codes for MATKPAGVIAYICSSGFASSPESCLSDSSSSNSPSASPPPSAVHGRKVELTTSGPLGVQKHTPSRSEKNTLSTAKSGITKLNGMVLLCKVCGDVASGFHYGVHACEGCKGFFRRSIQQNIQYKKCMKTESCTIVRINRNRCQQCRFKKCLSVGMSRDAVRFGRIPKREKQRMLLEMQNAMNNMMNGGQLHHVLQDSGSSSSSSSSPPSSPQCPQDSESVVSMETSMSSASSCSSDSGEEDTLGSAPAGGTLSPPLTERLGENSADGQRQWHSNSDFTNSCEPSCDNSQQITGYHAAPQCSGAPSGARMDNSVYCQYRRHNTNELAGRGGNRGHLVCPMNTSPVVDPSKPSHEIWEEFSQSFTPAVREVVEFARQIPGFQELSQHDQVSLLKAGTFEVLMVRFASLFDVKERTVMFLSGRRYSMETLRLMGAGELLTSMFDFSEKLMALQLSPEETSLFTAVVLVSADRTGIEDVSSVEALQENLIRALRNLIMRNHSNEAAIFTKLLLKLPELRSLNNMHSEELLAFKVHP; via the exons ATGGCAACCAAACCAG cTGGAGTGATCGCCTACATCTGCTCGTCAGGCTTCGCCTCCAGCCCAGAGTCCTGTTTGAGCGACAGCTCCAGCAGCAACTCTCCTTCGGCGTCTCCACCCCCGTCCGCCGTCCATGGCCGCAAAGTGGAGCTGACTACATCCGGCCCTCTCGGTGTGCAAAAACACACCCCATCCCGCTCGGAGAAGAACACTCTGTCCACTGCCAAGAGCGGCATCACGA AGCTGAATGGGATGGTGCTGCTGTGTAAAGTGTGTGGAGATGTGGCCTCAGGCTTCCATTACGGCGTGCATGCCTGCGAAGGGTGCAAG GGATTTTTCCGAAGGAGCATTCAGCAGAACATCCAGTATAAGAAGTGCATGAAGACGGAGAGCTGTACCATCGTACGCATTAACAGAAATCGCTGCCAGCAGTGCCGGTTCAAGAAGTGCTTATCAGTGGGCATGTCCCGAGATG CTGTGCGGTTCGGACGCATCCCGAAGAGGGAGAAGCAGCGGATGCTGCTGGAGATGCAGAACGCCATGAACAACATGATGAACGGCGGCCAGCTGCACCACGTGCTCCAAGACTCCGGctcttcctcatcttcttcctcctcGCCGCCTTCCTCACCACAGTGCCCGCAGGACTCCGAGTCGGTCGTCTCCATGGAAACGTCTATGAGCTCGGCCTCGTCCTGTTCATCAGACAGCGGAGAGGAGGACACGCTGGGCTCCGCGCCAGCAGGGGGCACCCTGTCGCCCCCGCTTACTGAGAGGCTGGGTGAGAACAGTGCAGACGGGCAGCGGCAGTGGCACAGCAACAGTGACTTTACCAACAGCTGCGAGCCTTCCTGCGACAACAGCCAGCAAATCACTGGGTACCACGCGGCACCGCAGTGCAGCGGCGCCCCTAGTGGAGCCCGGATGGATAACAGTGTTTACTGCCAGTACAGAAGGCACAACACGAACGAGCTTGCTGGAAGAGGGGGGAACCGAGGGCATCTG GTGTGTCCTATGAACACCTCCCCCGTAGTGGACCCTTCGAAGCCCAGTCATGAAATCTGGGAGGAATTCTCTCAGAGTTTCACCCCCGCTGTGAGAGAAGTCGTGGAATTTGCTCGGCAGATCCCGGGCTTCCAGGAGCTTTCCCAGCATGACCAAGTCAGCCTGCTCAAGGCAGGAACATTCGAG GTGCTGATGGTCCGCTTCGCCTCCCTGTTCGACGTGAAGGAGCGCACGGTGATGTTTCTGAGTGGACGGAGGTACAGCATGGAGACTCTGCGGTTGATGGGGGCCGGAGAGCTCCTCACCTCCATGTTCGACTTCAGTGAGAAGCTCATGGCTCTGCAGCTCAGCCCTGAGGAGACCAGCCTGTTCACCGCTGTGGTTTTGGTCTCTGCTG ACCGGACAGGTATTGAGGACGTGAGCTCCGTGGAGGCTCTGCAGGAGAATCTGATCAGGGCCTTGAGGAACCTCATCATGAGGAACCACTCCAACGAGGCGGCCATCTTCACCAAGCTGCTCCTCAAGCTCCCGGAGCTGCGCTCCCTCAACAACATGCACTCCGAGGAGCTCCTAGCCTTTAAGGTCCACCCTTAA